Proteins from a genomic interval of Streptomyces sp. Tu6071:
- a CDS encoding L-serine ammonia-lyase: MAISVFDLFSVGIGPSSSHTVGPMRAARMFARRLKNEGLLVPTARVRAELFGSLGATGHGHGTPKAVLLGLEGASPRTVDVEHADARVEEIRTGGRISVLGAHEIPFDYDEDLLLHRREVLPYHANGMKMFAFDEAGALLLEKTYYSVGGGFVVDEDAVGEDRIKLDDTVLRYPFRTGDELLRLTRETGLSIPALMLENEKAWRTEDEIRAGLLEIWRVMKDCVARGMSREGILPGGLKVRRRAAASARQLRAEGDPLARAMEWITLYAMAVNEENAAGGRVVTAPTNGAAGIIPAVLHYYMNFVPGADEEGVVRFLLAAGAVGMLFKENASISGAEVGCQGEVGSACSMAAGALAEVLGGSPEQVENAAEIGMEHNLGLTCDPVGGLVQIPCIERNGMAAAKAVTAARMALRGDGSHLVSLDKVIKTMRDTGADMSVKYKETARGGLAVNIIEC, translated from the coding sequence GTGGCCATCTCGGTCTTCGACCTGTTCTCCGTCGGCATCGGCCCCTCCAGCTCGCACACCGTGGGCCCCATGCGGGCGGCGCGCATGTTCGCCCGCCGGCTCAAGAACGAGGGGCTGCTCGTGCCGACCGCGCGGGTGCGCGCCGAGCTGTTCGGCTCGCTCGGCGCCACCGGGCACGGGCACGGCACCCCGAAGGCGGTGCTGCTCGGGCTGGAGGGCGCCTCGCCCCGTACCGTCGACGTCGAGCACGCCGACGCGCGCGTGGAGGAGATCCGCACGGGCGGGCGCATCTCGGTGCTCGGCGCGCACGAGATCCCCTTCGACTACGACGAGGACCTGCTCCTGCACCGCCGCGAGGTGCTGCCGTACCACGCGAACGGCATGAAGATGTTCGCGTTCGACGAGGCGGGCGCGCTGCTGCTGGAGAAGACGTACTACTCGGTCGGCGGCGGTTTCGTCGTGGACGAGGACGCGGTGGGCGAGGACCGCATCAAGCTCGACGACACCGTGCTGAGGTACCCCTTCCGCACGGGCGACGAGCTGCTGCGGCTCACGCGGGAGACGGGGCTCTCGATCCCGGCGCTCATGCTGGAGAACGAGAAGGCGTGGCGCACCGAGGACGAGATCCGGGCGGGGCTCCTGGAGATCTGGCGCGTCATGAAGGACTGCGTGGCGCGCGGCATGTCGCGCGAGGGCATCCTCCCGGGCGGCCTGAAGGTCCGCCGCAGGGCGGCGGCCTCGGCGCGTCAGCTCCGCGCGGAGGGGGACCCGCTCGCCCGCGCGATGGAGTGGATCACGCTCTACGCGATGGCGGTGAACGAGGAGAACGCGGCGGGCGGTCGCGTCGTGACGGCGCCGACGAACGGCGCGGCGGGCATCATCCCGGCGGTCCTGCACTACTACATGAACTTCGTGCCGGGGGCCGACGAGGAGGGCGTCGTGCGCTTCCTGCTCGCGGCGGGCGCGGTCGGGATGCTCTTCAAGGAGAACGCGTCGATCTCGGGCGCCGAGGTCGGCTGCCAGGGCGAGGTGGGCTCGGCGTGCTCGATGGCCGCCGGGGCGCTCGCGGAGGTGCTGGGCGGCAGCCCCGAGCAGGTCGAGAACGCGGCCGAGATCGGCATGGAGCACAACCTGGGCCTGACCTGCGACCCCGTCGGCGGCCTCGTCCAGATCCCCTGCATCGAGCGCAACGGCATGGCGGCGGCGAAGGCCGTCACCGCGGCCCGCATGGCGCTGCGCGGCGACGGCAGCCACCTCGTCTCGCTCGACAAGGTCATCAAGACGATGCGCGACACGGGCGCCGACATGTCCGTCAAGTACAAGGAGACGGCCCGGGGCGGGCTCGCGGTGAACATCATCGAGTGCTGA